In Desulfovibrio sp. UIB00, the following are encoded in one genomic region:
- a CDS encoding diguanylate cyclase, translated as MYHYTLHILLLISDPLLEASLRAAAPRPGFVHIITANHDPESDAQAQCPGAYIVLLDAPRLEHLPAMRRAAKSDALFIFAGEAQPGAEYLPLLDDVWLGPANSTLWDFRVARLLDAVRQHRDKDLATLYLNTVIDLTTDLVWFKDAKGTHVKVNESFCRLVGKSREVVEGRGHYFIWDLEPEEYAQGEFVCLETDQIVMNSREVGIFDEVVKAPQGMRQFKTRKAPLFNADGSVMGTVGIARDVTDIANMTAELDLVLQSIPYAVMLLDADRRIVNFNERFRKLFGITDTDYIIGEKREVFRKRAIERLGFARKGKHVKMRSAVDGHERIIDMYEEDILDIFNNVIGMICIYRDVTRQRQVEKRLKERANTDELTGLFNRHYFFRQIPVSLPLGAGLAYVDLDNFKYVNDRYGHDTGDKALVLTAQLLRKHLRGAVIARLGGDEFAAYFPEGCTEEDLCTCASDLLAAMIEAYDAHKAYQGLSASIGVALVEDQGLSREDLVRRGDLAMYTAKRLGKRRYCFYTTSLE; from the coding sequence ATGTACCACTACACGCTGCACATCCTGCTGCTCATTTCGGATCCTTTGCTGGAGGCTTCGTTGCGCGCTGCCGCGCCGCGCCCCGGTTTTGTCCATATAATTACTGCCAACCATGATCCGGAGTCTGACGCTCAGGCCCAATGCCCCGGGGCCTATATTGTGTTGCTGGACGCTCCCCGGCTTGAGCATCTGCCCGCCATGCGCCGCGCTGCCAAGTCGGACGCCCTTTTCATCTTTGCGGGCGAGGCCCAGCCTGGGGCAGAATATCTGCCGCTGCTTGATGATGTATGGCTTGGCCCTGCAAACAGCACTTTGTGGGACTTTCGCGTGGCGCGCCTGCTGGATGCCGTGCGACAGCACCGGGATAAAGACCTCGCAACTCTGTACCTGAACACCGTCATCGACCTGACCACAGACCTTGTGTGGTTCAAGGATGCCAAGGGCACACATGTAAAGGTGAACGAATCCTTTTGCCGTCTTGTGGGCAAAAGCCGCGAGGTTGTTGAAGGGCGCGGGCATTACTTCATATGGGATCTTGAGCCGGAGGAATACGCGCAGGGTGAATTTGTCTGTCTTGAGACGGATCAGATCGTCATGAACTCGCGCGAGGTGGGGATTTTTGACGAGGTGGTCAAGGCACCGCAGGGCATGCGTCAGTTCAAAACGCGCAAGGCTCCCCTGTTCAATGCCGATGGGAGTGTTATGGGAACTGTGGGCATTGCCCGCGATGTGACCGACATTGCCAACATGACTGCGGAGCTTGATCTTGTTTTGCAAAGCATCCCATATGCTGTCATGCTTCTGGATGCGGACAGGCGAATTGTCAATTTTAACGAACGGTTCAGAAAGCTCTTTGGCATTACGGATACGGATTACATCATCGGTGAGAAACGCGAAGTTTTTCGCAAACGGGCCATTGAGCGTCTGGGCTTTGCCCGAAAGGGAAAGCACGTCAAAATGCGGTCAGCCGTGGATGGACATGAGCGCATTATTGACATGTACGAAGAGGATATCCTCGACATCTTCAATAATGTGATCGGTATGATCTGTATCTACCGGGATGTCACCCGGCAGCGGCAGGTTGAAAAGCGGCTGAAAGAGCGGGCCAATACGGATGAACTGACGGGTCTTTTCAACCGTCATTATTTTTTCAGGCAAATACCTGTAAGCTTGCCTCTTGGCGCGGGGCTTGCCTATGTGGATCTGGACAACTTCAAGTATGTCAACGACAGATATGGCCACGACACGGGCGACAAAGCCCTGGTGCTGACAGCCCAGTTGTTGCGCAAGCACTTGCGGGGCGCGGTGATCGCCCGCCTGGGCGGGGATGAGTTTGCCGCCTACTTCCCCGAAGGGTGTACGGAAGAAGATTTGTGCACCTGTGCCAGCGATCTGCTGGCCGCCATGATTGAAGCGTATGACGCGCACAAGGCGTATCAGGGGCTTTCGGCCAGCATTGGCGTTGCGCTGGTCGAGGATCAGGGGCTTTCGCGCGAAGATCTGGTGCGGCGGGGTGATCTGGCCATGTATACGGCAAAGCGCCTTGGCAAAAGACGTTACTGTTTTTACACAACCAGCCTTGAGTAG
- a CDS encoding aminotransferase class I/II-fold pyridoxal phosphate-dependent enzyme encodes MRIPAFELEVFFGKYEFSTPYLLAQSDCESMSIDALLGLEPDAASARQDFLNTSLGYGENNGRPDLRRAVAELYASMAEENVVLFTGAQEGIFACMNTLLEPGDHVVCMFPAYQSLYEVARSMGCHVDFWHLRQTEQGWQGDMDELAALLRPDTKAIVLNTPNNPTGFTLNREQTDRLCALARQRGAWIFCDEVYRGLGWNAPSVGAEGAPGSQQAADNAPWIADAYEKGISLGVLSKAYGLPGLRVGWLACRDTALMEGVARYKNYLSICGATPSEALALVALRHGEHLLAKNRAIISENLKTADAFFARHAHMFTYNRPEAGPIGFPRIRLSEPVAGFCERLAQEAGVLLLPGSVYGIKEPYFRIGYGRKSFAAHLARFEEWLVKKGLA; translated from the coding sequence ATGCGTATTCCAGCATTTGAGCTTGAAGTGTTTTTTGGCAAATACGAATTTTCCACGCCGTATCTTCTGGCGCAGTCAGACTGCGAATCCATGAGTATTGACGCCCTGCTGGGGTTGGAGCCGGATGCGGCCTCAGCCCGGCAGGATTTTTTGAACACCAGCCTTGGCTATGGCGAAAACAACGGCAGGCCCGATCTTCGCCGCGCGGTGGCAGAGCTGTACGCAAGTATGGCCGAAGAAAATGTGGTGCTGTTTACGGGCGCGCAGGAAGGCATTTTTGCCTGCATGAACACCCTGCTTGAGCCAGGCGACCATGTGGTGTGCATGTTCCCCGCCTATCAGTCCTTGTATGAGGTGGCCCGAAGCATGGGCTGCCATGTGGACTTCTGGCATCTGCGGCAGACGGAGCAGGGCTGGCAGGGAGATATGGACGAACTGGCCGCTCTGTTGCGGCCCGACACCAAGGCCATTGTGCTCAATACGCCGAACAATCCCACGGGCTTTACCCTTAATCGGGAACAGACCGATAGGTTGTGCGCGCTGGCTCGTCAGCGTGGTGCCTGGATTTTCTGCGATGAAGTCTATCGGGGATTGGGCTGGAACGCGCCAAGCGTAGGTGCAGAGGGCGCTCCCGGGTCGCAGCAGGCAGCCGACAACGCACCCTGGATTGCAGACGCGTACGAAAAGGGTATCTCGCTCGGCGTGCTCAGCAAGGCCTACGGCTTGCCGGGCTTGCGCGTGGGCTGGCTGGCCTGCCGGGACACCGCACTGATGGAAGGCGTAGCGCGCTACAAAAACTATCTGAGCATTTGCGGGGCAACCCCCTCGGAAGCGCTGGCCCTTGTGGCTCTGCGGCACGGGGAACATCTGCTGGCAAAAAATCGGGCTATTATCAGCGAAAACCTTAAGACGGCAGACGCTTTTTTTGCCCGCCATGCCCACATGTTTACCTACAACCGTCCTGAGGCTGGCCCCATTGGCTTTCCTCGCATACGGCTCAGCGAGCCTGTGGCGGGTTTTTGCGAAAGGCTGGCCCAGGAAGCCGGGGTTTTGCTGCTGCCGGGTTCAGTATACGGCATCAAGGAACCGTATTTCCGCATAGGCTATGGCCGCAAAAGTTTTGCGGCTCACCTTGCCCGGTTTGAGGAATGGCTGGTGAAAAAGGGACTTGCGTAA
- a CDS encoding HMA2 domain-containing protein, which translates to MNAIHLLRYVRSFVDGRVRIRHPALRHESVLRLAREKMEAINGVHAVEGNSVSGSILITYDSAAIPREKLFAIGEAWARYLDAVNAGKDSAFPQF; encoded by the coding sequence ATGAACGCCATCCATCTGCTTAGGTATGTGCGCAGTTTTGTAGACGGCAGGGTGCGCATACGCCATCCCGCCCTGCGGCATGAAAGCGTACTGCGGCTGGCCCGCGAGAAAATGGAGGCCATCAACGGTGTACATGCTGTGGAGGGCAACAGCGTCAGCGGCTCCATACTGATTACGTATGACAGCGCGGCAATCCCCCGCGAAAAACTTTTTGCCATTGGCGAAGCCTGGGCTAGGTATCTTGACGCCGTCAACGCAGGCAAAGACAGCGCTTTTCCGCAATTCTGA